One stretch of Streptomyces agglomeratus DNA includes these proteins:
- a CDS encoding ketoacyl-ACP synthase III: MSKIKPSQGAPYARIMGVGGYRPTRVVPNEVILETIDSSDEWIRSRSGIVTRHWASDEETVAAMSVEAAGKALADAGITAGEVDGVIVSTVSHFQQTPAVATEIADKIGAKKPAAFDISAGCAGFGYGLTLAKGMVVEGSAKYVLVIGVERLSDLTDLEDRATAFLFGDGAGAVVVGPAQEPHIGPTVWGSEGDKAGTIKQTVPWDRFRIGDVSQLPLDSKGEVKFPAITQEGQAVFRWAVFEMAKVAQQALDAAGITADDLDVFIPHQANMRIIDSMVKTLKLPEHVTVARDVETTGNTSAASIPLAMERLLATGQAKSGDTALVIGFGAGLVYAATVVTLP, encoded by the coding sequence ATGTCGAAGATCAAGCCCAGCCAGGGCGCCCCGTACGCGCGCATCATGGGGGTCGGCGGCTACCGTCCGACCCGTGTCGTGCCCAACGAGGTGATCCTCGAGACGATCGACTCGTCCGACGAGTGGATCCGCTCCCGCTCCGGCATCGTGACCCGCCACTGGGCCTCCGACGAGGAGACCGTGGCCGCCATGTCGGTCGAGGCCGCCGGCAAGGCGCTGGCCGACGCCGGGATCACCGCGGGAGAGGTGGACGGCGTCATCGTGTCCACCGTCTCGCACTTCCAGCAGACCCCGGCCGTCGCGACCGAGATCGCGGACAAGATCGGCGCCAAGAAGCCGGCCGCCTTCGACATCTCGGCCGGCTGCGCCGGTTTCGGCTACGGCCTGACCCTCGCCAAGGGCATGGTCGTCGAAGGCAGCGCGAAGTACGTCCTGGTCATCGGCGTCGAGCGGCTCTCCGACCTGACCGACCTGGAGGACCGCGCGACGGCCTTCCTGTTCGGCGACGGTGCCGGAGCGGTCGTCGTGGGCCCCGCCCAGGAACCGCACATCGGCCCGACCGTCTGGGGGTCCGAGGGCGACAAGGCAGGCACGATCAAGCAGACCGTGCCGTGGGACCGCTTCCGCATCGGCGACGTGTCCCAACTGCCCCTGGACTCCAAGGGCGAGGTCAAGTTCCCGGCCATCACGCAGGAGGGCCAGGCGGTCTTCCGCTGGGCCGTCTTCGAGATGGCGAAGGTCGCCCAGCAGGCGCTCGACGCTGCCGGGATCACCGCGGACGACCTCGACGTCTTCATTCCGCACCAGGCGAACATGCGGATCATCGACTCGATGGTGAAGACTCTGAAGCTGCCGGAGCACGTCACGGTCGCCCGTGACGTCGAAACCACCGGTAACACCTCGGCCGCCTCGATTCCGCTCGCGATGGAGCGGCTTCTGGCGACCGGACAGGCGAAGAGCGGCGACACCGCGCTGGTCATCGGCTTCGGGGCGGGTCTCGTCTACGCCGCGACGGTCGTTACCCTCCCCTAG
- a CDS encoding lipid II:glycine glycyltransferase FemX gives MSALLVTAAARSRETWLGPVTAETYRAFLASRAAGPSGPSFLQCPSWAAVKEGWQSRLIGWGPAPQGSGPPGAEGLTGVALVLLRQFPGTRKYFAYLPEGPYADWADPDIDGWLTPLLKHLREACVFAVRIGPAPAYRRWNAPRLKQLTGRGRRVDDVLACEVDPLGTAVSERLRSRGWRRCGGDGPAGDGDAQPRLVFQVPLAGRTADDLWNGLNQEWRRNVRRARKCGVEVTVGGAADLPEFYRLLRITEQRDGFRLGRSLAYYERQYEVLNAEEPGRMKLYLARHGGETLAAHTMLTVGRRVWYQTGASADHRREVRPSNALQWRMLREAHELGAAVYDMRGVPSTLDPDDREHGLLRWKLGTGGQVVETLGEWETPMAGTTNHALYRAFQAYLARR, from the coding sequence GTGTCAGCTCTGCTCGTGACGGCGGCCGCCCGCAGCCGGGAGACGTGGCTCGGGCCCGTCACCGCCGAGACGTACCGCGCGTTCCTGGCGTCCCGGGCGGCCGGGCCGTCGGGTCCCAGCTTTCTCCAGTGCCCCTCCTGGGCCGCTGTTAAGGAGGGGTGGCAGTCCCGGCTGATCGGCTGGGGACCCGCGCCGCAGGGCTCCGGCCCGCCCGGCGCCGAGGGGCTGACCGGGGTGGCCCTGGTGCTGCTGCGCCAGTTCCCCGGCACCCGGAAGTACTTCGCGTACCTGCCCGAGGGGCCGTACGCCGACTGGGCCGATCCCGACATCGACGGCTGGCTGACCCCGCTGCTGAAGCATCTGCGGGAGGCCTGCGTCTTCGCCGTACGCATCGGGCCCGCGCCCGCCTACCGGCGGTGGAACGCCCCCCGGCTCAAGCAGCTCACCGGCCGTGGCCGGCGCGTCGACGACGTCCTCGCCTGCGAGGTCGACCCGCTCGGCACCGCCGTGTCCGAGCGGCTGCGCTCACGCGGCTGGCGGCGCTGCGGCGGCGACGGCCCGGCCGGCGACGGCGACGCGCAGCCCCGCCTCGTCTTCCAGGTGCCGCTCGCCGGGCGCACCGCCGACGACCTGTGGAACGGGCTCAACCAGGAGTGGCGCCGCAATGTGCGCCGGGCGCGGAAGTGCGGTGTCGAGGTGACCGTGGGCGGCGCGGCCGACCTCCCCGAGTTCTACCGGCTGCTGCGGATCACCGAGCAGCGCGACGGATTCCGGCTCGGCCGTTCCCTGGCGTACTACGAGCGGCAGTACGAGGTCCTCAACGCCGAGGAGCCGGGCCGGATGAAGCTCTACCTCGCCCGCCACGGCGGCGAGACGCTCGCCGCCCACACCATGCTCACGGTGGGCCGCCGGGTCTGGTACCAGACGGGAGCCTCCGCCGACCACCGGCGCGAGGTCCGCCCGTCCAACGCGTTGCAGTGGCGCATGCTGCGCGAAGCCCACGAACTGGGCGCCGCCGTCTACGACATGCGCGGGGTACCCTCCACCCTCGATCCCGACGACCGCGAACACGGTCTGCTGCGCTGGAAACTCGGCACGGGCGGACAGGTCGTCGAAACACTGGGGGAGTGGGAAACGCCGATGGCAGGCACGACCAACCACGCGCTGTACCGCGCGTTCCAGGCCTATCTGGCCCGCCGATGA
- a CDS encoding PucR family transcriptional regulator, with product MPQPDPEQPAAKAAHPHSATLRRLEKSSGRLAANAIARMDETLPWYRAMPPENRSWIGLVAQAGIAAFTEWFRHPETPQAISTDVFGTAPRELTRAITLRQTVEMVRTTIEVMETAIEEVAAPGDESILREALLVYAREIAFATAQVYAQAAEARGAWDARLESLVVNAVLSGEADEGAVSRAAALGWNSPEHVCVVLGTAPDGDSELTVEAIRRAARHAKLQVLTGVLGSRLVVIAGGSDNPLQVAKALIGPYAAGPVVAGPIVPDLLAATRSAQAAAAGLKACQAWQDAPRPVLADDLLPERAIASDPAARDQLVEEIYRPLEEAGSALLETLSVYLEQASSLEGAARMLFVHPNTVRYRLRRVTDVTGWSPSDVRSAFTLRIALILGRLADGDPQS from the coding sequence GTGCCCCAACCCGATCCTGAGCAGCCCGCCGCGAAAGCCGCCCACCCGCATTCCGCGACCCTGCGCCGGCTGGAGAAGTCCTCCGGCCGCCTCGCCGCGAACGCGATCGCCCGCATGGACGAGACGCTGCCGTGGTACCGGGCCATGCCGCCGGAGAACAGGTCGTGGATCGGCCTGGTCGCCCAGGCCGGTATCGCCGCCTTCACCGAGTGGTTCCGGCATCCCGAGACCCCGCAGGCCATCTCCACCGACGTCTTCGGCACCGCGCCCCGCGAGCTGACCCGGGCGATCACGCTGCGCCAGACCGTCGAGATGGTGCGTACGACGATCGAGGTCATGGAGACGGCGATCGAGGAGGTCGCGGCGCCCGGCGACGAGTCGATCCTGCGCGAGGCGCTGCTCGTGTACGCCCGCGAGATCGCCTTCGCCACCGCCCAGGTGTACGCGCAGGCCGCCGAGGCCCGCGGCGCCTGGGACGCCCGGCTCGAATCGCTCGTCGTGAACGCGGTGCTGTCCGGCGAGGCGGACGAGGGCGCGGTGTCCCGCGCCGCCGCGCTCGGCTGGAACTCCCCCGAGCACGTCTGCGTCGTTCTCGGCACCGCGCCCGACGGCGACTCCGAGCTGACGGTCGAGGCCATCCGCCGCGCCGCCCGGCACGCCAAGCTCCAGGTGCTGACCGGGGTGCTCGGCAGCCGCCTGGTGGTCATCGCGGGCGGCAGCGACAACCCCCTCCAGGTCGCGAAGGCCCTGATCGGACCGTACGCCGCCGGGCCGGTGGTCGCGGGGCCCATCGTGCCCGACCTGCTCGCGGCGACCCGGTCCGCGCAGGCCGCCGCGGCGGGGCTCAAGGCGTGCCAGGCATGGCAGGACGCCCCGCGTCCGGTTCTCGCGGACGATCTGCTGCCGGAGCGGGCGATCGCTTCGGATCCTGCCGCGCGGGACCAGTTGGTGGAGGAGATCTACAGACCGCTGGAAGAAGCGGGCTCGGCTCTGCTGGAGACACTGAGTGTGTATCTGGAGCAGGCGAGCAGCCTCGAAGGGGCGGCGCGGATGCTTTTCGTCCACCCCAACACCGTGCGATACCGGCTCCGACGTGTGACTGATGTCACCGGCTGGTCACCCTCCGATGTTCGATCCGCCTTCACTCTGCGGATCGCCCTCATCCTGGGGCGTCTGGCCGACGGCGACCCGCAGTCCTAG
- the fabF gene encoding beta-ketoacyl-ACP synthase II, with the protein MSPTNRTVVVTGIGATTPLGGDAASTWEGLLAGRSGVKPLEGERFAELPVRIAALAAVDPGDVLPRPLARKLDRSAQFALIAAREAWADAGYTGKAGEDDKIQPNRLGTVIASGIGGVTTLLDQYDVLKEKGVRRVSPHTVPMLMPNGPSANVGLEVNAQAGVHTPVSACASGAEAIGYAVEMIRTGRADVVVAGGTEAAIHPLPIAAFANMMAMSKSNDEPEKASRPYDTGRDGFVLGEGAGVVVLESAEHAAARGARVYCEVVGQGLSADAHHIAQPEPSGRGIAAAMQNLLDDTGLKPDEIVHLNAHATSTPQGDVAEIKALRRVLGDDLDHVAVSATKSMTGHLLGGAGGIETVATVLALHHRTAPPTINVDDLDADVDADIVRGEPRALPEGTISAINNSFGFGGHNVVLAFRSV; encoded by the coding sequence GTGAGCCCGACCAATCGCACCGTGGTCGTCACCGGTATCGGCGCAACAACACCGCTGGGTGGCGACGCCGCATCGACCTGGGAAGGCCTGCTGGCCGGACGTTCCGGCGTCAAGCCCCTGGAGGGCGAGCGCTTCGCCGAACTGCCCGTCCGCATCGCGGCCCTCGCGGCCGTCGACCCGGGCGACGTACTGCCCCGCCCGCTGGCCCGCAAGCTGGACCGCTCGGCGCAGTTCGCGCTGATCGCGGCCCGTGAGGCGTGGGCCGACGCCGGTTACACCGGCAAGGCGGGCGAGGACGACAAGATCCAGCCGAACCGCCTGGGGACGGTCATCGCCTCCGGCATCGGCGGCGTCACGACCCTGCTCGACCAGTACGACGTGCTGAAGGAGAAGGGCGTACGCCGCGTCTCCCCGCACACCGTGCCCATGCTCATGCCGAACGGCCCCTCCGCCAACGTGGGCCTGGAGGTCAACGCCCAGGCGGGCGTGCACACTCCGGTCTCCGCGTGCGCCTCCGGCGCCGAAGCCATCGGTTACGCCGTCGAGATGATCCGCACCGGGCGCGCCGACGTGGTCGTGGCCGGCGGTACGGAAGCGGCGATCCACCCGCTGCCGATCGCGGCCTTCGCCAACATGATGGCGATGTCCAAGAGCAACGACGAGCCCGAGAAGGCCTCGCGTCCATACGACACGGGCCGCGACGGCTTCGTCCTCGGCGAGGGCGCGGGCGTCGTCGTCCTGGAGTCGGCCGAGCACGCCGCCGCGCGCGGTGCGCGGGTGTACTGCGAGGTCGTCGGCCAGGGCCTGTCCGCCGACGCGCACCACATCGCGCAGCCCGAGCCGAGCGGCCGCGGCATCGCCGCCGCCATGCAGAACCTGCTCGACGACACCGGTCTGAAGCCGGATGAGATCGTGCACCTCAACGCCCACGCCACATCGACCCCGCAGGGCGACGTCGCGGAGATCAAGGCGCTGCGCCGGGTCCTCGGTGACGACCTCGACCACGTGGCGGTGTCCGCCACGAAGTCGATGACCGGGCACCTGCTGGGCGGCGCCGGCGGCATCGAGACCGTCGCGACGGTGCTCGCGCTGCACCACCGGACGGCTCCGCCGACCATCAACGTCGACGACCTGGACGCCGACGTCGACGCCGACATCGTGCGCGGCGAACCGCGCGCCCTGCCCGAGGGCACGATTTCCGCGATCAACAACTCGTTCGGCTTCGGCGGCCACAACGTGGTGCTGGCCTTCCGTTCGGTCTGA
- a CDS encoding acyl carrier protein, protein MAATQEEIVTGLAEIVNEIAGIPTEDVQLDKSFTDDLDVDSLSMVEVVVAAEERFDVKIPDEDVKNLKTVGDAADYILKHQA, encoded by the coding sequence ATGGCCGCCACTCAGGAAGAGATCGTCACCGGTCTCGCCGAGATCGTCAACGAGATCGCCGGCATCCCCACCGAGGACGTCCAGCTGGACAAGTCCTTCACCGACGACCTGGACGTCGACTCGCTGTCCATGGTCGAGGTCGTCGTCGCCGCCGAAGAGCGCTTCGACGTCAAGATTCCCGACGAGGACGTCAAGAACCTCAAGACGGTCGGCGACGCTGCCGACTACATCCTCAAGCACCAGGCCTGA
- a CDS encoding ACP S-malonyltransferase: MLVLVAPGQGAQTPGFLTPWLDLPGAADRLAAWSDAIGLDLVHYGTQADADAIRDTAVAQPLLVAAGLLSAAALDARPDVSAVAGHSVGEITAAAYAGVLTEEAALGFVRTRGLGMAKAAAVTETGMSALLGGDAEVVVPHLDKLGLTPANVNGAGQIVAAGTMEQLAALAEDKPEGVRRVMPLKVAGAFHTLHMEPAVTELGKAAQDLVVSDPAVTYVSNADGRTVSTGSEVVARLVSQVSSPVRWDLCMETLKELGTTALIEVCPGGTLTGLAKRALPGVQTVALKTPDDLDAARALIAEHAAR; encoded by the coding sequence GTGCTCGTACTCGTCGCTCCCGGCCAAGGCGCCCAGACGCCCGGCTTCCTGACTCCCTGGCTCGACCTCCCCGGCGCCGCCGACCGGCTCGCCGCCTGGTCCGACGCCATCGGGCTCGACCTTGTCCACTACGGCACGCAGGCCGACGCGGACGCGATCCGCGACACGGCCGTCGCGCAGCCCCTGCTGGTGGCCGCCGGACTGTTGTCCGCCGCCGCGCTCGACGCCCGCCCGGACGTCTCTGCGGTCGCCGGTCACAGCGTCGGTGAGATCACCGCCGCCGCGTACGCCGGTGTGCTCACCGAAGAGGCCGCTCTCGGTTTCGTGCGCACCCGGGGCCTGGGCATGGCCAAGGCCGCGGCCGTCACCGAGACCGGCATGTCGGCTCTGCTCGGCGGCGACGCCGAAGTCGTCGTCCCGCACCTGGACAAGCTGGGCCTGACCCCGGCGAACGTCAACGGCGCGGGCCAGATCGTCGCCGCAGGCACGATGGAGCAGCTCGCCGCGCTCGCCGAGGACAAGCCCGAGGGCGTACGCCGCGTGATGCCGCTCAAGGTCGCCGGCGCGTTCCACACGCTCCACATGGAGCCGGCGGTCACGGAGCTGGGCAAGGCCGCGCAGGATCTGGTGGTCTCCGACCCGGCCGTCACGTACGTCTCGAACGCCGACGGCCGTACCGTCTCCACCGGCTCCGAGGTCGTCGCGCGTCTGGTCAGCCAGGTTTCCAGCCCGGTCCGCTGGGATCTGTGCATGGAGACGCTCAAGGAGCTGGGCACCACGGCGCTCATCGAGGTCTGCCCCGGCGGCACGCTGACCGGCCTCGCCAAGCGCGCGCTGCCCGGCGTGCAGACTGTGGCGCTCAAGACCCCCGACGACCTCGACGCGGCCCGCGCGCTCATCGCTGAGCACGCGGCGCGATAG
- a CDS encoding pirin family protein, producing MISVRRSADRFRGGDAPAGIESLHAFSFGHFYDPDHLRFGAVLACNEERLAPGAGFDEHPHSHTEIVTWVVEGELTHRDSAGHATVVRPGDVQRLSSGGGVRHVERNDGDVPLVFVQMWLAPRDPGGEPSYEVVRGIADATPYALPAAGALLHVRRPGAGERTAVPDAPLVYAHVVRGRFGLGEYALGPGDAARITGADGLELVADAGPAEVLLWEMSG from the coding sequence GTGATTTCCGTACGGCGTTCCGCGGACCGCTTCCGCGGCGGTGACGCCCCCGCCGGCATCGAGTCCCTGCACGCCTTCTCCTTCGGGCACTTCTACGACCCGGACCACCTGCGCTTCGGGGCGGTCCTGGCCTGCAACGAGGAACGCCTGGCACCCGGAGCGGGCTTCGACGAGCACCCGCACAGCCACACCGAGATCGTCACCTGGGTCGTCGAGGGGGAGCTGACCCACCGCGACTCGGCCGGGCACGCGACCGTGGTGCGCCCCGGCGACGTGCAGCGGCTCAGCTCGGGCGGCGGGGTGCGGCACGTCGAGCGCAACGACGGCGACGTGCCGCTGGTGTTCGTACAGATGTGGCTGGCGCCGCGCGACCCCGGCGGCGAGCCGTCGTACGAGGTGGTGCGCGGCATCGCGGACGCCACGCCGTACGCCCTGCCCGCCGCCGGCGCGCTGCTGCACGTCCGGCGGCCGGGCGCCGGCGAGCGCACGGCCGTCCCGGACGCGCCGCTGGTGTACGCCCACGTCGTACGGGGCCGCTTCGGACTCGGGGAGTACGCGCTCGGGCCCGGTGACGCGGCCCGGATCACCGGGGCGGACGGCCTGGAGCTGGTGGCGGACGCCGGCCCGGCCGAGGTGCTGCTGTGGGAGATGAGCGGCTGA
- a CDS encoding L,D-transpeptidase — MSQIRASRSAAVAGVLSAVLCACSSGGASVAPSADGKRAGGSDRPATVTVAPDGRGAAAGKPVVVTVKDGTLTSVTVVDAEGRRLPGRPAPGKASWTSDRKAVPGTTYTVEARTRTGDGRKATSRTSFTTAAAGHVNKLSLAPGKNTTVGVGQPLSVVFDRPVARKADVEKQLKVTTSNGTEGSWGWVRDHSGKDRADWRPKEYWKAGTKVTLDAQLNGTDSGPGGGWFVRDYLTGFTVGANQVVRVDLDRKRLTLVRDGKTVREIPVSGGTPGGVKRSWRGTAVLMSKEGTINMNSETVGLANAYDKMVDYSMRLTWSGMYAHAAPWNARYFGRANMSSGCIGMSDADAAYFYGQVRVGDPFEIKGEDTKGTVAEGNGYGAWNLSWEQWKAKSALKG, encoded by the coding sequence GTGAGTCAGATACGTGCGTCGCGTTCCGCTGCCGTGGCCGGCGTACTGAGCGCCGTGCTCTGTGCCTGTTCGTCCGGCGGCGCGAGCGTCGCGCCGTCCGCCGACGGCAAGCGGGCCGGCGGGTCCGACCGCCCGGCGACCGTCACCGTGGCCCCGGACGGCAGGGGCGCGGCGGCCGGGAAGCCGGTCGTGGTCACGGTGAAGGACGGCACGCTGACCTCCGTGACGGTCGTCGACGCCGAGGGCCGGCGGCTCCCCGGCCGGCCGGCGCCCGGCAAGGCGTCGTGGACCTCGGACCGCAAGGCGGTGCCCGGCACGACGTACACGGTGGAGGCGAGGACCCGTACCGGCGACGGCCGCAAGGCCACGAGCAGGACCTCGTTCACCACGGCCGCCGCCGGTCACGTCAACAAGCTGTCGCTGGCACCCGGCAAGAACACCACGGTCGGCGTCGGCCAGCCGCTGTCCGTCGTCTTCGACCGCCCGGTCGCGAGGAAGGCCGACGTGGAGAAGCAGCTCAAGGTCACCACCTCGAACGGCACCGAGGGCTCCTGGGGCTGGGTCCGGGACCACTCCGGCAAGGACCGCGCGGACTGGCGGCCGAAGGAGTACTGGAAGGCGGGCACGAAGGTGACCCTCGACGCCCAGCTCAACGGCACCGATTCCGGGCCCGGCGGGGGCTGGTTCGTCCGCGACTACCTGACCGGCTTCACCGTCGGCGCGAACCAGGTCGTACGGGTCGATCTCGACCGCAAGCGCCTCACTCTGGTACGGGACGGGAAGACGGTCCGGGAGATCCCGGTCTCCGGCGGCACCCCCGGCGGCGTCAAGCGGTCCTGGCGGGGCACGGCCGTCCTCATGTCGAAGGAGGGCACCATCAACATGAACTCGGAGACCGTGGGCCTGGCGAACGCGTACGACAAGATGGTCGACTACTCGATGCGGCTCACCTGGTCCGGGATGTACGCGCACGCCGCCCCCTGGAACGCCCGCTACTTCGGCAGGGCCAACATGAGTTCGGGCTGCATCGGCATGAGCGACGCGGACGCGGCGTACTTCTACGGCCAGGTCCGGGTGGGCGACCCGTTCGAGATCAAGGGCGAGGACACCAAGGGCACGGTCGCCGAGGGCAACGGCTACGGCGCGTGGAACCTGTCCTGGGAGCAGTGGAAGGCCAAGAGCGCGCTGAAGGGCTGA
- a CDS encoding PQQ-binding-like beta-propeller repeat protein, whose amino-acid sequence MRIRPAAKVAAVLLSSVVLCWAVLFHALGWTALVRESGGSCGGDDCPEGLPAVLVLAVVFSVGGVALIGWTLTRAKLSRGAAAAVVVSGLLAGLLPGVYGYQWLRGEQARADAPATADGPVRGAERLKLAWRTEPNSGAAPRGLRGWSAGDTVVRVRADGLSAHAVRDGKQRWNVTAPVRQSVCAQSTRPAEGIGLVAYGRQNKPCLTLAAVRLDNGTTLWKRTLKGEGIGKGIALGGATAVTPEDGAVVGRDAATGGERWQRPVPERCKALAVGASAARTLVVEECLPAKTGGAVGARLLALDTRTGEERWATKLPVESAGTAYVYSAEPAVIGFQESDQRGVRAVLAFDDRGTRRAAVPFTGRSGDLDIRLSEADLTTEGPFVAGDTLVAAMKKPGEDQPQYVGGFSLADGRELWRTGRLGVIGALALREDGRVAALTSGWPRTDVVVLDPAAKGAARKTALGAEAPVSIDADMLAVSDGYVVVNRYTDGEPSVFAVR is encoded by the coding sequence GTGCGTATACGACCGGCGGCCAAAGTGGCCGCCGTCCTGTTGTCCTCGGTCGTGCTCTGCTGGGCCGTTCTCTTCCATGCCCTGGGCTGGACCGCGCTGGTACGCGAGAGCGGCGGTTCGTGCGGCGGTGACGACTGCCCGGAGGGCCTGCCCGCCGTGCTCGTCCTGGCCGTCGTGTTCTCCGTCGGCGGTGTGGCTCTCATCGGCTGGACGCTGACGCGGGCGAAACTGAGCCGGGGGGCCGCCGCGGCCGTCGTGGTGAGCGGCCTGCTGGCCGGCCTGCTGCCCGGCGTGTACGGCTACCAGTGGCTCCGCGGCGAGCAGGCGCGCGCCGACGCGCCGGCGACGGCCGACGGGCCGGTGCGCGGCGCCGAGCGGCTGAAGCTCGCCTGGCGGACCGAACCAAACAGCGGCGCCGCCCCCCGCGGACTTCGCGGCTGGTCCGCCGGCGACACCGTCGTCCGGGTCCGCGCCGACGGGCTCTCCGCCCACGCCGTGCGGGACGGCAAACAGCGGTGGAACGTCACGGCGCCGGTCCGCCAGTCCGTGTGCGCCCAGAGCACGCGCCCGGCCGAGGGCATCGGACTCGTCGCCTACGGACGCCAGAACAAGCCCTGCCTGACGCTCGCCGCCGTACGGCTCGACAACGGCACCACGTTGTGGAAGCGGACACTCAAGGGTGAAGGCATCGGCAAGGGCATCGCGCTGGGCGGCGCCACCGCCGTCACCCCGGAGGACGGGGCGGTGGTCGGACGCGACGCCGCGACCGGCGGCGAGCGGTGGCAGCGTCCGGTGCCCGAGCGCTGCAAGGCGCTGGCCGTGGGCGCGAGCGCCGCGCGCACCCTGGTGGTCGAGGAGTGCCTCCCGGCGAAGACTGGCGGCGCCGTCGGCGCGCGGCTGCTCGCCCTCGACACCCGTACCGGCGAGGAGCGGTGGGCCACGAAGCTGCCGGTGGAGAGCGCGGGCACCGCGTACGTGTACTCCGCCGAGCCGGCCGTGATCGGTTTCCAGGAGTCCGACCAGCGGGGCGTCCGCGCGGTGCTCGCCTTCGACGACCGGGGCACCAGGCGCGCGGCCGTGCCGTTCACCGGCCGTTCGGGTGACCTCGACATCAGACTCTCCGAGGCGGACCTGACCACCGAGGGCCCCTTCGTGGCGGGCGACACGCTGGTCGCCGCCATGAAGAAGCCGGGCGAGGACCAGCCCCAGTACGTCGGCGGGTTCTCGCTCGCGGACGGCAGGGAGCTGTGGCGTACCGGCAGGCTCGGCGTCATCGGCGCGCTCGCCCTGCGGGAGGACGGACGGGTCGCGGCGCTGACGTCCGGCTGGCCCCGTACGGACGTCGTCGTGCTCGACCCGGCCGCGAAGGGCGCCGCACGCAAGACGGCGCTGGGGGCGGAGGCGCCGGTGTCGATCGACGCCGACATGCTCGCGGTCAGCGACGGCTATGTCGTCGTCAACCGGTACACCGACGGGGAGCCGTCGGTGTTCGCCGTGCGCTGA